Part of the Musa acuminata AAA Group cultivar baxijiao chromosome BXJ3-10, Cavendish_Baxijiao_AAA, whole genome shotgun sequence genome, GataatttttgctaaaattatactaaatttatatttattttcaacttaaaaacctcaatttaatttttttttgggtctatttttagatatttttgagCTATTTTCGGTAATTTTACCATACCATCAGTACTCCTCGACATTATGCCGACATATGGTACGTTGGTATGCCTCAGTACGTATCGTACTGATAGCTAGTTGATACACTGGTATGGACCGGTAAGGTAACCTTGTTGCAAACATTGTTTTTCTTGGTGTTTCTTGCTGGTGTAATACAAGtccaaagtttaaaattttgGCTTGGTATCCATTTTGGCACTTTACCAAATTTTAGTTAAGTAATGAAGTAGTAGAAGTAGAATTAGAGAATATTTAAGCAATATTGGAGAAGTAGAGAAATATAGAAAGGCTATGAGGGAACAATGGTAGCCTAATATACTATAGGGTTTTTAAGCCTATAAAATGAATTGTAAGTCTCTTTTATCAAGGTTTGTAATCTTGTCTTATTTTTTCAGTAATGAAGATATCTTTTTAGCTTACTTGGTCTTCTTTCCCTAGAATtagagactagtggtaccacactGAGGTTTGAATGATGTGCTAGGGAACTACGGTATATCCTGAGTCTTTTCTTAGTGTTATGGAGGTGACTCACGTGCTTATGGCCATCTTTACACTAATGAACGAGAGATGGAAGGACATGGCTCGAGCACTTGATTGAGcaaattatgaatttcaagttatgaCAAGGGGAAAGTAGTACTGGAGGCTGATAGACCACAGATCAGTCAACTTGTGAGTGTGCCCATGTCCAACAATGATGTGTCTGGTGACACTGGTCCTTTCTCACAGGGCCAAACCATGGTGTGTGATGCAACATTGCACTGGCGTATAAATAACTTTGTGCTTGTGTAGCCCTAGTCTCTTGTTTAAATATGCATTTAAACATGTGATTGTCTAACCAAATTCTGTAATGTTTTGAGTCTATGTTTACTGTTTCTCATATAATTTGTTATCCAATTGTATATGTTTAACTTTGTTTTATGACAGAAGTTGATGATTGTAGTTTCAATGTGAAAAGATATATTGTGAATATCCAATCTATTCCATTGTCTTCTTGCAAAAAATAAGTGTATATAGATCTTGATCAGAAATTTTATTATCTGGCGTcataggattgttgatgtttttgtTTTCCTATTCTTTGTTGAGCTTGACATGTTTTGCATTATCATCAAGGAACGGAAATTTCTCGTCTTTAAAATCTGATTTGGTGCAACAGTTCTGAATATGTTCTGAACATACATTTAAAACACAGGCAGCTGCTTTGGCTCTTCGCAAAGTTCCTCAGTGTAACAGTTCCTGGACGAATGACTTCATTCGACAGTAAAACTCCTGAATTTTATATTATTCTTttcaaataattttctttttagtaAGTTATAGATTCATCCCGACTTAATTCTGTTGATGCAGGTACAACAATGTTAATATCAATGTTGCTGTCCAGACAGATAATGGGTTGTTTGTTCCAGTTATTAGGGTAATTAGTGGCACATGAATTCATGGCTTTAGTGCATGTATTATGTGTTCTATAACATGCATGTGATTTTTGCAGGATGCAGACAAGAAGGGACTGTCTATAATTGCAGAGGAAGTGAAGAATTTGGCTCAGAAGGCCAAAGAGAACAGCTTGAAACCAGAAAattatgaggtatcaaaatatagTTGCAAGGATCTAACAGCAATAGCTTTATGCCTAATAACTCGGTGAAAATTATTTTGTAGGGAGGTACATTTACGGTGTCAAATCTTGGAGGTCCTTTTGGTGTCAAGCAGTTCTGTGCCATCATAAATCCTCCTCAATCAGCCATTTTGGCTGTTGGATCTGGTATATTTTAATTGTTCATAATGTTTATCTGCAATGTAATAATGCATACTGATGCTGGAATTTGTTTCCGAGTGGAGCAGCTGAGAGGAGGGTGCTTCCTGGTGGTGCTCCTGACCAATTTGAATTTGGTTCCTTCATGTCAGTCACATTGAGTTGTGATCACCGTGTGATTGATGGTATGTGCCACCTACTCATGCATTACGCTTTCGGTGTACAATTGGTGGAATTGACCCCCGACTTTTCTTCCACACTAATGTCAGGTGCGATTGGCGCCCAGTGGTTGAAAGCTTTTAAAGGCTACATTGAGAACCCACACTCCATGTTACTGTGAAGCGAACGTTGCATCTAACATTTTTGTAGGGTTTATCCAATAAAGATTGCACATGCTCTCCAGTTCTTTTGTTAATTATATCCCAATTTAAAGGGTGTTGTGGCCATTCTGGAGTGGTCAACTAATAATTTTCATGTGCTTAAGCGTTTGTCACAGCAACTACAATTCGGAATGTCCCAACAATTTGGGGTCTTTGCATGCATGTTTTCATGTTCTCTAAACCTGTGAACGACACGTGTCGTTGTCCTTGTGGTCaatttgttattttttttgtttctatttcTTGTGGCTTAGATAGATAGTATGCTTTGTTGTATCCGCTTTATTTTGAACACACTGTCTTTACCCATATCTCAATGGGATCATCTTTGCTTATGAACGTTAATGTGAATCTCGTCTGTATATTGGATTCTAGCAATAAGGACATTGTATTTCATGTACAATGATTTAATGTTTTGAAGGATCCCTGGACCTTCTATATGCTTCTGAAATTGTACAACCCTTGGCACTGAATGATTCAACTTCCAGCAAGTCTTAATGATGTGCCTAACAAAGAATCAGTTGTAATTTAATTTGTTTCTCTAGTTATTTTTTGCAGTCTAATATTTTGATGTGAGCTTATTTATTAGGGTTTAAGCTTTCCTTTAAATCATTggaaattatcataatatattgatcCCTCTGTTCTCAATTCCTAGTCATATTAATGTGCTAATTATTGTCTTAAGATTGTCGTTATTTTGATGATAATAATTTGGTTCAACCTCACCGCAAAAAGGTTGCTCGCTTTACCTAAATCTTTGTGCTCATCCTAATTTATGGTCATTGTTATGCGCTCGAAATTAAGTATCTAAGACTTGGATCATCTAAGGTTTTTCTTTATAATAAAAATTCTGTAATAATATGTTTATTTTAATCATTTTCTAATAATGCAAAGATATTAGGGTgaattttcttaaattttttttatttttttctcaaaaggcTTTCCTTGTTTTGGTTTGTTTTTCAAATGATGACCATAATTCGAATAATGTTCAGAATACCTATCACCAACAACAATGGTATTTTTTTTCATCAGTTTTTTTTTTCACTAGTTTTGGATCATTACAGTATTTTTATTgagtttatttataatattttttaataatgttatgatttttttattgatgtattaaaaatattgtaaacctATTGAAAAACATTGAAAGTGATATCATATTATATCTCTTTGATTAACATCATTATAAATTATTATGGTatcatatttttagatttatactTAACTTGATTGAGATTAGGAGTTCattatttacagtatttttaagtatattttatagtattttattgtAATGATCAAAACACTATGATCAATCAATTTTTATCCCTATTTGAatgatttataaattattataaatacttatttgaatcctatttaatatatcaaatgatttctaTTGTGTGTTGATACAATTCGACTCTCTTACAGTACTTTTACAATATTGTTACAATGCTTTTgttgatatattaaaaatactaatactactaataaataatttaaatgatCTTATATTATGCATCTTTAGTTGTCAATGCCCATAGATCATCATGctataaaatttttagatttaagaTTAGTTTGATTAAGgttatgaatctatttgtatcatttacaGAGTCTTCAAatagattttataatatttttattgtgttATACTGGTGTTGAGTATTTTTAGCATTGTTCTAAACAAAGACATCATTTAGGAAAAACTACAACAGGATcatctttttaaaaaataaaaaaattctgaAAAAGTCGTCCAAGATATTATATAAGATTTAATGTTAAATTTCTAAGGTCGACCAGAATCAATTGCCACTGATTTGGACAAACTCGACACCACCTGTCTTCCTATCTTTGCGTGTACAATGTATCGGGACATGATTTTCACCTTCaatttttttgtttgaaaaaaTAAAGGAAACAAAAAATAGCAACTAATAAggataaatttattaaaataattatataacttTGAGTTTTTCACGTAAAACAgtctaaaaatttaaaaaaatttcaaacaacatctcttattttaaataatcatTTTATCTCTATTGGTCATCGTCGTCGACGTACCTCTACTCTCATTAGCCTCATGCATAGTTATCTTATACTTGATAGACCCACTCGTTAACCTTAGTTAATCGTCTACCTCTTCTTCCGTAATTATATGTGTTTTCGTAAGTTAACAGGCAATGTCATGAGCTAATAATGCTTATCGCCCCATTCTTTTAGTTATCTATCTCTACGTGAggattatgaatttttttaaaattatgagtaaaataattttttttatacagTTAGAGCTGTTTGGTATGAATTTTTAAAACATTAGATGTTATGAATAATTTAaagttaagatttttttttttgtaaaaactcGCCCAACTAATAATAACAGGAATGTTCAATTAAAGGCCTTCCACAATAttaataataactaaaaatacAAAGGCCTCTGTGATGCTCATACGCCCACCTGCCCGGCCACCGCCTCCAATTATAACTAACGCGTCACCTTCCACACCATTCCTACCCCCGGTGGATCTGAGAAGACTTCTTCGTGAGGAGAGAGGACAGAGAGAGATGGCGTCCGCTTGGAGAGGACGAGATGAGGCGGTGGATGACTTCGACGAGTATGATCCGACGCCTTATGGCGGGGGGTACGATCTCAGTCTCACCTTTGGCCGCCCCCTCCCGCCCTCCGAGGAGACCTGCTACCCCATCTCCTCCGCGGGCTCTAACGTAGACTACGCAAGGCCTCAGTACTCCTCCGGCTCCGTCCCCTCCGCCTACGGGGCCTCCGACTACGGCGAGCCCTATGGCCGCCCGAAGCCCAAGCCGGAGCCGGCCTACGGCTTCCGGCCCCAGCAAGAGGTCGAGGGAGGTGGAGGCGTCGGTGATTTTGGTGGCTACGGTGGCGGTCGCCGCCCTCAGCCCAGGCCTGGGTTTCAGGATCACGGATCTGAGCCAGGGTCTGGGTATGGTGGCAGCGAGGAGTACGGATCTGGGTATGGTCGTGGGTTACCCAAGCGCGATGAGGATAGTTCCTACGGATACGGGTATGGGCAAGGGCACCCCAAGCCCTCAAGAGAGGAGGAGGCTGGGCAAGGATATGGTTACGGGAGCAAGTACCAGGGCGGTGGTGAACATGGATCTGGTGGCGGTGGCTATGGCGGTGGCAATTACGgatctggtggtggtggtggcaatTACGGAtctggcggtggtggtggctatGGCGGTGGCAATTACGAatctggtggtggtggcggctatGGCGGTGGCAGTTACGGATCTGGTGGTGGTGGCTATGGTAGTGGCGATTACGGATCTGGTGGTGGTCACAAGTACCAGGCCGATGAGTCCGGATATGGGTCGAATCCGAAGCCAACTTATCAGAGGCCTGTCTCTGGTGGAGATGAGGAGGGGACTGGGAGGTATAACAGGCCCGTCTATGGACGAGATGAGGAGGGCACTGAGAGGTATAATAAGCCCGTCTACGGCGGTGACGAGGAGGAGAGTGGGAGGTATAATAGGCCAAGCAGGCACGATCCTAACCAAGGTGAAGGATATGGTCGTCCTAGCTATGTGAATCCTGCATATGGTGCTGATCAAGGTGAAGGGTATGGCCGCCCTAGCTATGTAAGTCCTCTGTTTCATATCACCTCTGTCCTCACTTGTTCCGTTTACTGTGACTGAGATGATCATTTGTTATTGTTTGATAGTGGTTGGTCATGCATTCTTCTTCATGCATAACCTCTTGATGGACAGTGTTTCTCTGTCTTGACTTGCCTTTATACCTGCCTTCCATTAACTCTAGATTTACAGTATCATCCTGTGCAAATTTTGCGTACCAATTTCTGCTAGTGGATCCTGTCAGAAATTGGCCATGGTAAGGCAGAATCAGCTGATTCAGTCAAAGTTAGCCGCTCTTCATACACAATTGTATGATCTTGTTCATTTTGGCTTATTTATATTGATGCCTAACAATCAAAAACCAGATCCTCATGTATCCATAGAAATTGTTTTGGTACAACATATGATGTTACTTTGAGAGGGTTCTTCTTTTACCTTAGCGTGTTAGTTACATGTCAAAAGTTGAGCAAGTTACTCCACTTTGATGGTAGCATTGCCTTATTTGTTTTTATACTGGAAACCTTTATCTTCAGAAATAAGCTTAAATATACAAAATTGGAAGGGCCTTCTCTCTTTAATTCTCCTTTTTTCTCTTATATGTACCTTTTAACTTCCTCAATTACTGTTCATATATTGTGTGCTGTGGTATCTCTCTAGCAATATGTTATCTTTATTTCTCAGTCCAATCTGTCTCATATATTGCAAAAGCACTGGAAAAGGGTAGATCTTCAAGCCGTCGATGAGTAATGTAATTGAGGCATCTTTATTTCATGGTCATAGTCATGGTTTGAAATTTTTTTCTCCACATTCATTTTCTCCTTCACTCATATGGTTGTCATAGTgcctactctctctctcttttgttctTTCAAGGTTGTCAAATTAACTAGAAGTGCCCAAAATTGGCCTACTCCGACCAAGTTTAATGTATTCTGGCTGAGTCTGATCAATCTCTGTTGATTTGGCTGAGAAGCTGATAGAAATTGGATCAGTTTTAGATTATATGCCTCAACACAATAATCAAGATGCTTCCTACCTAATGATTAACCATTCCCACCTCATTTCTCTCTCCTAGATCGTCGAATATTGTGATAAtcgttttttttgtttatttcatttcattttttttgggCACTTCCCCTGTCTTCTTGTGGTGAAACTTGAATATATCTTTTATGCTGCTTCCTTTCACAATGTTCCTGCCTAATATGTCTTCTACTTCTATTTTCTTTTAAGCAAGCTACTTGTGGCATAACTTTTGCCTTCAGTGGCTGGTTCACAAGTACAACAATGTGCAAAAGTAAAGTGAATGTGATTTAAATAAATGCTTTGCTGGAACTATATCTTCTTTTTAATGACATATAAGGTACAAATATGGATGTGAGCTGAATACTTTCTGTTAACAAAGATGGGTTAAGAGTATTTTATTCATTGTAAAACATATGAACATGAAAATAATTAGGATGGGTTTATCTTGGAAGAAGGGAAGGTAAAAGGTTCCTACAACATAGCAATAGAGCAAAACAAAATAACATCAGGTGTAATGCAACAAAAACAACAAATCCAAAAGAAAAAGAGCAAAGTAAAGAATAATGCAATTTGAAATAATACAGCATATAAAACATAATGGTGTAGCACGATAGAAAATGAACAGAATAATAAAAAAGTAATACATATATAATAAAGCATCAACCACATTAAGTTGGTTTCTTGCAGTTATGTGGATGGTAGTGGAAGGAGAATTGTCCATTTGTTTCTCTTATTTGCAATAATGGAAAGGTCTAATCAATTATACAATTAAGCATATCATCTGACTGTCTTGCCCTTTGGAAGGAAATCAATGATAAGTTTTATAAGAGGTGTATTTTCTGGGCAATACTATTGGAATGAGGTGCACAAAGGATGTACCTTGTTAAAAAACAGCAACAGTGGAAGAACTAGCGGGATACAATATGTGCAGGTAGCAAATATGTCGGTATAGATAATGTCATGGAGAGGGGAAGGAAGAGAAGCACCACCAGTCATGATTCAGGTCAGTTGCTGCATATTTGGTGGCAAAATATTGATAAAAGCGAtgaggacgagagagagagagagaggttttgtTTTGGGATTGCAACTTTCATTTTGGTTGCCGTTCTGTTGGATAATATACATTTCCTTAGATTGGATTCTGGTGATGAACAAATGACAGTATTTGAATTTATCATTAGTTTAGTATGTAAGTTGGGTTGAATTGTATCTTGGCCATTTATGAGATCCACATATTAATTAACCCATAATAAGGCTGCAACTTTTGTGAAATTTTATCCGTTGTTTGCTCACATTGGAGGTATATAATAAACCATTGATGTGCTAGCCCAGATGGCGTGCATAAGATTTAGTAACATCCAATAATCTACTGTTATATATTGTTTGTATTTCTTAATTGTTAATCA contains:
- the LOC135651154 gene encoding uncharacterized protein At5g39570-like → MASAWRGRDEAVDDFDEYDPTPYGGGYDLSLTFGRPLPPSEETCYPISSAGSNVDYARPQYSSGSVPSAYGASDYGEPYGRPKPKPEPAYGFRPQQEVEGGGGVGDFGGYGGGRRPQPRPGFQDHGSEPGSGYGGSEEYGSGYGRGLPKRDEDSSYGYGYGQGHPKPSREEEAGQGYGYGSKYQGGGEHGSGGGGYGGGNYGSGGGGGNYGSGGGGGYGGGNYESGGGGGYGGGSYGSGGGGYGSGDYGSGGGHKYQADESGYGSNPKPTYQRPVSGGDEEGTGRYNRPVYGRDEEGTERYNKPVYGGDEEESGRYNRPSRHDPNQGEGYGRPSYVNPAYGADQGEGYGRPSYGNDSDEEKKHRHHKHRHHHHEYADD